A stretch of DNA from Natrinema halophilum:
TCTCGCGGATTTCCTCGACGCTCTGGTCGAGTTCCGCGGCAGCGTCCTCGATCGCATCGGCGACGTCATCTTCCGAGGCGGTAAACGCCGCCCCGCGGGACAACTCGTTTAGTTCGGTGATGTCAGTCATCATCGCGACCTCCATCGGCCGCAGCGCCGCGTTTGCGATTGTACTGTTCCTGATACTTCCGTACCTCCTCGTCGATGTCTGTTTCCAGACACTCCTGATGGCGGTCGGCGACGATACCGATGATCTTGTGATGGTTGACCTCGAGGTCCAGCGCTTCGTTGAACTGGCCGTCGACGAGGTGGCCCACCCGTAACAGGAGGTCGTCGAAGCTGATCTCGAGCGGGTCGTCGACGGCCCCCGTGAACATGTACCCGAAGTCGGCGATCGAACCCACGTTCTCGTAGAGAACGTCGATAATCGCCTGACTGACGCCCTGAAACTCCCGCCGGCCGGATCGTTCCTTTTCGATCAGTTCGTTCAACGCTTCGACGCCGTGGGTGATGTGCCGTCCTTCGTCCGTGCTGATTAGCTTGAACCCGTGGTTCAAAAGCGACAGCGGTGCATTCTGCGAGAGTTTATTGATCGAATAGAACCCGCCGCGGGCGAGCAGCCCCTCCACGATCATGTGATACACCGTAAGCGCCTCGGCGATGTCGACGGGGTCCTGTGAGTGGGCCGCTCTCGCTGTTAACTGGCCCTGTCGGTCGAAAACGTCGCCGAGCCCAGTTGCTTGCACGATCGGAATCCGCGCTCCTCCGCGTTTCGGGTTCAGTTCCGCGAACGCGTCCTGTTCGCCCATCACCTCGTGCATGTACACGTCGAGAAACTGTGTGTGCTTGTGTTCGGTCAGCGTAAACATCGTCATATACATCTCCATTTCTTCGTTGTCGTCGAAACACGGCGCGCCAACGATTCGCTGGAGATGATGGCTCGCGTCCTCGCCGACAGCAAACTCTCCGTCGAGAAATCCGGATAACAGGTATCGGATCTGTTTTCGCTCGCCAGGCTCGAGCGATGCCCAGATCTCGCGATCCTCCTCGAAACCGACCTCGTCGAACAGTTTCTCGACGTCCCACGTCCCGAGTTCGACACCTTTCTGAAAGAGATCGTACCATTTGCTCGTGGTGTCGATCCGTTCGGCCTGCCAGTTCGTACCCGTGGTGTCTTGTAACACACTAGTCGTTCGCGAGTACTACCAATGAGCGTACCTGCTCGAATAACCGGTACTTAAAGACGAACGGCGTGACTCGAGTCGTCGGCAGCCACCTTCTGCCGTGGACGATCCGAGGTGAATCGCCCCGGGATCACGTGGTTCGAAAGGCCTTCGGCCTTTCGTCGCCAATCGGGGCTCCGCGAAGTCAGCGAAACCAACGGTTTCGCGGTCCTGGCGAATCGTTGATTCGTTCAGTCACGAGAATCGGAAATTCTCGAACGACTTGACTCCGAGGCGATTCACTCGCGTTACCTGTCGTCTCGATTCTCCACAGCGGTATCGGCAGCTCTGAAGTCAGTTACAACCTGACTGACGATCCCGCCGCTTTGAATTTGATAGGCGCAATGACCGCCAATTTCGTCGGTTACGTCGACGTCGACGTAGGCGTCCGGCGTCGACCCACTTCCGGACAACGCGGTACAATCAGCACCATCGCATCCGAGTCCACCGTTCGAGTTTCCGATCGTGTACGTCGTACAGATCGTATCGTCATCGTTCGAGTAGTAGTTGAATATCGTTCCCGTGGAGGCGTCGATTGCCGCACCATCGTATCCGGTCGAACTATTCGAACAGAGCCACGTGGCATCGACCGCTGCCCCGAAGAGCGAAACGGTTGCGACAGTAACGTCGCCATCTAACGCCTCGAGCGTCGTGAGTGGGACACGTGCTCCGAGCGAGAGTCCAGCGAGACGAATCGTAACGTCTGGATGGCGGGTCCGGTAGTCGCGGAGCCAGTCGGCCAGACGATGCGCACACTCGTCTGCGCGTCGTCCGGCCTCAGCCAGGTCGAAGGAATCCGATTCCCACTGAGCGTTGACGACGGGATGTTCGTACCCGTTCGCTCGAAGCGCATGTTCGAACGTGGCCGCTTGATCGCGGCCGTTCTTTCCTTCGCTGTTCCATCCGTGAGCGTAAATCAGCAACTCCGTCGGAGAGTTGGGGACGTTACGGGTCGTGGGTTGCGAGACCGTTAGATCGAGTTGCGGATACGTTTCCGAGGCGGCATCCCAAAACGTGAAACAATCCGTAAGCTCCTCGATCGGTCCAGGGTCGGGTTCTGCAGCATCCACTCGATTCGATAGTCCGAGACTACCGGTGGCTGTGACAGCAGTGGCCTGTAGCAGTCGTCGGCGGCGTACGGTTATTCCTTCTGACCGACTTGAATTGTAATTACCATCCATGGTGATTCATCATATGCACCTCTGTCTGAAGAAATAACCGATCGTTACGCTGGGACGTTCGCGAGACACTGATCGGAAACGAACCAACGAATCGACGCAGTGGCGGCCTGGCCGAGCGAGGTGCGAGAACGTCGGCAACAACGAATCCGTCGGTCAGGATTCGGTCGTCAGTAGGAGAGACAGCGGCGGAGTTCAGTACTCGCCCGATACCTCCTCGAGGTGCGTCACCGTCCGGATCGAGCGTCCGGCAAATTTTCGGACCATCGGGCGAGAACGATCCTGAAACTCGACAGCGGGAAATCCGGTCGCGACACGGACACAGTGGAAATATATCAAGATATTCAATATAATCATTAATAATATTGATAATCCTGTGCCATCAATCTCTACAAGAGGGGTCGAAGATGGGCGCACTATCACTACTCCGAAACAAAGCCACCAGATCCGAGAAGACGAACGGAGCAAGGTTGTATGAGTGTCGAAATTGTGGTGAAAAGCTCGAGACAAACGCGGATATATGCTCGACCTGTGGATCCCAGGAGATCGCTTACTACGAGTTTTGATCGATCTCCACGAGCATTCGAATCGGTGAGGCGAAGAAGAAATCGGCGATCCATCCGAGAGGGTTCCGGCGAGTGGACCCCTGTTCACGCGCGGCGGAACCTTGCAGCCGATCGGCGGGTATGTTCGGCTTCGCTTCGTGTTCGGACGGGCTACCCATCGGTCGACGCTGTGGTCGGAGGCAACAATGCTACACCGTCGGCGGGGTTATCGCCTGGATCGGTGCCTCAGGGACTCTTAGGGAGTCGTTATTGGTGAATAGGTTCTGGCGATGAGTCGTGCGATGGGCCTACGGAGTGAGAAGGCGGCGACCTGTCCGTCTTCGATTTGGACTTCGACTGTCGCTAACGCGCCTCTGGCGCCCGTCTATCGGCCAGGTCAGGCAACCTTCATTGCGCCGAGCTACGGGTCGGAATTACCGAAGCGGATGTGAGGTATACGATCGTCCCTTGTCACCCTAATCGAGACGGTTGCAGTTTTCATAACACCGTTAACAGGTGTCTTGTAAGGGTATGTGGGTCGAAACAATGTGTCGGTGAGCCGTTTGCGTACAGTGAAACCCCCTGTAAGGATGTTCGACCACTCAGTTCACGATTCGCGGTCGTCGGTCGAGGGAGCCGACGACGACAACCGCGAATCGACGACGGCCGTTCGACTCGAGGGCGTCAGCCATCAGTACGGTTCGACCGGTGGCCGATTTCGATCGGGCGACGAGCGCACGGTGACGGCGCTCCGTGACGTTTCCTTCGAGGTGCCGATGGGGACCATCGTCGGACTCGAAGGGCCGAGTGGGAGTGGCAAATCGACGATATTGCACGCGGTCGCGGGGCTGCTGGTTCCGACGGCCGGGACCGTCGAACTGTGTGGAACCGATCTCGCAGCACAGTCCGATGCGGAGAGAACGCGGGTGCGCCGTCGCCATATCGGCATCGTATTCCAGCGGTTCCATCTGCTGCCGTCGCTCTCCGCTCGTGCGAACGTCGCATTACCGCTCGTTCAGGAAGGCGTCTCGCGACCAGATCGACGCGACCGTGCGACGACGTTGCTCGAGGCGGTCGGTCTCGGTGACCGCATCACGCACCTTCCCGGAGAACTCAGCGGCGGGGAACGCCAGCGGGTTGCGATTGCACGAGCCCTTGCAACCGATCCGAACGTAATCGTCGCTGACGAGCCGACGGGTGAACTCGACACGGCGACCGGTGCGGACGTCCTGGAATTGTTGACCGACATCGGGCGCGAACGGGCGGTTCTGGTCGCGTCGCACGACGAATCCACTCTGTCCGTAGCCGACCGGGTCGTCACGCTTTGCGACGGACAGGTGGTCGAAAATGACGCGTGACGGCGACGGAGTCGCCGACGACGTGGACGACCGGCTACGAACACGGTGGGCGGGGGTCATCCGCTTTTCGCTCACCAGATGGTGGAAACAGGCAGCGCGAACGACGACGGGCCGAATTGCGTCGACGATCGCGGCCGTTGCACTAACGATCGCGTTGCTGTTGGTCGTGACTGGCGTCGCGCTAGCGCTGGCCGACGGTGGCGTGATGAGCGCCGACGACGCTGACGCCCGTATCACGGCGGCTGAGAGTACGACGATCTCGTCCGTCGACGGCGTCGAGGGGCCACGGCTCGGCGCGACGAACGAACGAGCCGCGACGATCCGGTCGCACGATGGCGTCGATCACGCGTCACCTGTACTGGTCGAGACGGTCCGACTCGAGACGGCTGAGGGAGATGCTCGAAGCGTCCGTCTCGCCGGTATCGTTCCAGACGATGAATCGCGGACCGTCGCGGGCTTGCCAACGACCGCGCTGGAACCGGGCGATCCACACTACGCGAACGGAACGTACAACGGCTCGCGAACGGGCGAAATCGTCATCTCGTCGACCGTCGCAACGCACCTCGACGCATCGACTGGTGACGAACTAAACGTCTCGGTCGGCTGGACCGACGCAGGCGGTCGCTCGATGACGGTAGTCGGCGTCGCAGAGGGCGGAACGGGCGGTACCAGCGCGCCGGTCGCGCTCGTCCATCTGAGCGATCTCCAGTCGATCGCCGGTGCGGACGACGGCGAACTCGCCGATAGAGTGTTGGTCTGGGGCGACCGGGAAGCCGCGCAATCGGCCGCGGCGGACGCCTACCCCGACGCAGCGGTCCAAATCGCCGGGAGCACCGATCCATCCTCGCTGTTCGACGACGGGTTGGCGTTTGCAACGAGCGTAATCGCGCTGCTGGTCGGGGTCACCATCTGTGCATCGTTCGTTGCGACGACCATGGGAATGACCGTCGACGAGGACCGACGCACCCTCGCCGTCCTCGAGTCGGTCGGCTTCCCCACTAGCGGCCGACTCGCCGTCGTCGTGGTATCGACTGGAATCACGACGCTGGTGGGCTCGTTCGTGGGAATCGGGCTCGGTTTGCTGGGAGTCATCGGAATCAACGCGTTCGCGAAGGCAACCGTCGCACCGGGGGCGGTCGCCCATTTCCATCCCGTATTCATTCCCTACGCAATCGCCGTCGCCCTTCTGTCCGGGCTGGTGGCCGTTCCCTACCCGCTTGCAGTGGCTGCGAGAACGACGGTTCTCGACGAGGTGGGACGGTGACTCTGCGCCGAGCGGCGGTTCGAATGCGGGCCGTCGCCGGGATCGCCTTCGCACAGCTCCGGCGATCGCCCGGTCGGACCGTGCTCACCGTCCTCGCGGTCACGCTGGCCGTCCTTTCGGTGACGATCCTCGCGAGTCTCGGGATCGGCGTCCTCGAAAAGGGTGAAAAGGGGCTGAACAACGCCGATCGCGATATCTGGATCTCGAGAGAGCCCGTCAATCCGGCGGTGAGCGGCACCGAAAATCCGATCGTCGGTTCACACGACATGGCAGTCAATCTCACCAAACGAGACGACATTAAAAGCGCGTCCCCGATCGCGATGTACGACGTCTACATTGGCTCGAACGAATCGGATCTCCAACGGAGGCCCGCAATCGGCGTTCAGGAGACCCACGACGGATTCGAGTTCGAGGCGGGACACGGATTCGAACTCGACGCTGAGGCCGCTGCACGTCCGCCACCAGACGAGCCGAGGACGGGGAAGATCGTGATCGACCCGCGAACCGCAGCGGAACTCGACGTCTCGGTTGGCGACGCGGTGTACGTGGGAACGAGCAGAGAGACTGCTCGCAAGTACGAATTCACCGTTATCGGTACCTCCGGATACTATTCTCAGTACCTGGGTGCGCCCGCGGTGACGGTTCCGCTGGGAGACCTCCAGGCGGTCGCCGGCACGTCGGGAACCGATCGAGCGACGTTCGTCACCGCCGACGTGGCGGATGACGCCGATCGTGCTACCGTCCGGGACGAACTCAGCGAGGCGTACCCCGAATACGAGGTTCGAACCAGCGACGAACAGGTCGAAGGGATGATCGAACAGCGGTCGGTCGTCCTTGCGAGCGGTGCGACGCTCGTCGGGCTCGCGATAGTCGGCGGCGTCATCCTGACAGCTAATCTGTTCGCGCTTGTG
This window harbors:
- a CDS encoding ABC transporter ATP-binding protein — protein: MFDHSVHDSRSSVEGADDDNRESTTAVRLEGVSHQYGSTGGRFRSGDERTVTALRDVSFEVPMGTIVGLEGPSGSGKSTILHAVAGLLVPTAGTVELCGTDLAAQSDAERTRVRRRHIGIVFQRFHLLPSLSARANVALPLVQEGVSRPDRRDRATTLLEAVGLGDRITHLPGELSGGERQRVAIARALATDPNVIVADEPTGELDTATGADVLELLTDIGRERAVLVASHDESTLSVADRVVTLCDGQVVENDA
- a CDS encoding ABC transporter permease — its product is MRAVAGIAFAQLRRSPGRTVLTVLAVTLAVLSVTILASLGIGVLEKGEKGLNNADRDIWISREPVNPAVSGTENPIVGSHDMAVNLTKRDDIKSASPIAMYDVYIGSNESDLQRRPAIGVQETHDGFEFEAGHGFELDAEAAARPPPDEPRTGKIVIDPRTAAELDVSVGDAVYVGTSRETARKYEFTVIGTSGYYSQYLGAPAVTVPLGDLQAVAGTSGTDRATFVTADVADDADRATVRDELSEAYPEYEVRTSDEQVEGMIEQRSVVLASGATLVGLAIVGGVILTANLFALVAHQQREELAALRAIGLSRRVLAGTIGVQGLIIGLLGGLVGLAVTPPAVLGLNRFSTSVLGFERLLRTPLEVYAGGFTLAICVGTVVALVAGWRAGRYARISHLEG
- a CDS encoding alpha/beta hydrolase, translating into MDAAEPDPGPIEELTDCFTFWDAASETYPQLDLTVSQPTTRNVPNSPTELLIYAHGWNSEGKNGRDQAATFEHALRANGYEHPVVNAQWESDSFDLAEAGRRADECAHRLADWLRDYRTRHPDVTIRLAGLSLGARVPLTTLEALDGDVTVATVSLFGAAVDATWLCSNSSTGYDGAAIDASTGTIFNYYSNDDDTICTTYTIGNSNGGLGCDGADCTALSGSGSTPDAYVDVDVTDEIGGHCAYQIQSGGIVSQVVTDFRAADTAVENRDDR
- a CDS encoding ribonucleotide-diphosphate reductase subunit beta; this encodes MLQDTTGTNWQAERIDTTSKWYDLFQKGVELGTWDVEKLFDEVGFEEDREIWASLEPGERKQIRYLLSGFLDGEFAVGEDASHHLQRIVGAPCFDDNEEMEMYMTMFTLTEHKHTQFLDVYMHEVMGEQDAFAELNPKRGGARIPIVQATGLGDVFDRQGQLTARAAHSQDPVDIAEALTVYHMIVEGLLARGGFYSINKLSQNAPLSLLNHGFKLISTDEGRHITHGVEALNELIEKERSGRREFQGVSQAIIDVLYENVGSIADFGYMFTGAVDDPLEISFDDLLLRVGHLVDGQFNEALDLEVNHHKIIGIVADRHQECLETDIDEEVRKYQEQYNRKRGAAADGGRDDD
- a CDS encoding ABC transporter permease: MTRDGDGVADDVDDRLRTRWAGVIRFSLTRWWKQAARTTTGRIASTIAAVALTIALLLVVTGVALALADGGVMSADDADARITAAESTTISSVDGVEGPRLGATNERAATIRSHDGVDHASPVLVETVRLETAEGDARSVRLAGIVPDDESRTVAGLPTTALEPGDPHYANGTYNGSRTGEIVISSTVATHLDASTGDELNVSVGWTDAGGRSMTVVGVAEGGTGGTSAPVALVHLSDLQSIAGADDGELADRVLVWGDREAAQSAAADAYPDAAVQIAGSTDPSSLFDDGLAFATSVIALLVGVTICASFVATTMGMTVDEDRRTLAVLESVGFPTSGRLAVVVVSTGITTLVGSFVGIGLGLLGVIGINAFAKATVAPGAVAHFHPVFIPYAIAVALLSGLVAVPYPLAVAARTTVLDEVGR